The following is a genomic window from Leishmania donovani BPK282A1 complete genome, chromosome 33.
TGTCGATGAACATGCCGCACCTCATGCGGCACATCCAGGACACCGGGGCACTGCTTGACACTCTCTTCCCCATTCAGCAGcagtccgccgccgccgtccctCCTAGCTGTACTGGGTCTCCGAGCGGCGTAAGTGGCGACAGCGAAGCTGCCCAGGAGGACGTGGAGCAGCTGGTCTCTGTTCAGACGGTCTCGGCAGCGCCTGCGTTTCGCGAGGATGTCGTGGCGCTCCATGCTACACTGCAGAAGCGCCTCGAGgagcgccgcgcgcggccTACGGGCCTGTGCCCCATTCGGCGCGCACTCTATTGTGACCTGTTCTCAGAGCTGGTGCGCCAGATTACAGTCGAGGAGCCGGCGCGGGGTCTGCTGCTGGCCCGCGTGCGAGAGGAAGCGGAACACGCCCTCCAGGTCCACGCCGCTTTGCTGCGCGAAGGTCAACGGTTTGTCGCCGGTAAGCTGATGCAGGACAAGCATGACGCACTCGCCCTGAAAGagcgcatcgctgccctGCGTCAGGAAAAGGTGGCGTTAGAGGTACAGAAGCACGAGCTGCTCGAGACGCTGAAGGAAATGGAGCAGCGCTTCGAGGAGgaacggcagctgcggcgcaagcagcagcaggatgaGGTGAAGTACTTGCGGCACGCGAACCAGCAGCTGAGCCTGCGACTGAAGATGGAGACGGAGCGAGAGTCGGCCGCGGCTGAGGTAGAGGGCAGCAGTgaggcagcgccagcgacgtCGTAAACTAGCCCCTTTCTCTCGGGGATTCTTTTGGTGTGCTTGCTTCTATTCTCGCTTGCATGTGTCCAACGATTCGTGGTGTGTGCACACGATacgggggagagaggcaccGCGTGCATTCGGTAGTCGTCGACCCTAAAAACCTCCCCCACATTGCCGtacccctcttccctttgTCTCCATGCGATGTAGAATAGAACGTCGTCTTTTGTTTTGCTGTGGTGGCTTGCTAGCGTTGttggtcgtcgtcgtcgcggtgTTGGGCCCCTTCGCCGTTGA
Proteins encoded in this region:
- a CDS encoding 33 kDa inner dynein arm light chain, axonemal, putative translates to MNMPHLMRHIQDTGALLDTLFPIQQQSAAAVPPSCTGSPSGVSGDSEAAQEDVEQLVSVQTVSAAPAFREDVVALHATLQKRLEERRARPTGLCPIRRALYCDLFSELVRQITVEEPARGLLLARVREEAEHALQVHAALLREGQRFVAGKLMQDKHDALALKERIAALRQEKVALEVQKHELLETLKEMEQRFEEERQLRRKQQQDEVKYLRHANQQLSLRLKMETERESAAAEVEGSSEAAPATS